The Porites lutea chromosome 4, jaPorLute2.1, whole genome shotgun sequence genome contains a region encoding:
- the LOC140934435 gene encoding armadillo-like helical domain-containing protein 2 codes for MDWISRKFSAGFQEFKERTNVGVTHLEDVGALVDDNLFERDILVATKKLACLSNLSERIQAVKDLGHLSWSGGPSAARFAGNQLVNLLSRLNDPNEPTVLKMFTVQAISEICCANKENQDKARFYGLIDKLTEMLCTTELDLSSLRRSITACLLTLSCENLENQKTLLRTTGLQEHLASVSFENWSAWEENEAAQLMKFLGLDQTVDRGSRWSKIRAPGSRLAGEAYASSIQEHST; via the exons ATGGACTGGATTTCAAGAAAATTTAGTGCAGGTTTTCAAGAATTTAAAGAGCGAACAAATGTTGGTG TTACTCACTTAGAAGATGTGGGCGCTCTAGTCGATGACAATTTATTTGAGAGAGACATCTTGGTGGCCACAAAGAAGCTTGCCTGTTTGTCAAATCTCTCAGAGAGAATACAAG CAGTCAAGGATCTGGGCCATCTCTCTTGGTCAG GAGGACCGTCCGCTGCCAGATTTGCTGGAAACCAGCTCGTTAACTTACTAAGTCGCCTGAATGATCCTAATGAGCCTACTGTTCTAAAAATG TTTACAGTTCAAGCAATCAGTGAAATTTGCTGCGCCAACAAGGAAAATCAAGATAAAGCGAG GTTCTACGGATTAATTGACAAACTCACTGAGATGCTATGTACAACTGAACTTGACTTGTCTTCTTTG AGGCGCTCTATTACCGCTTGTTTGCTGACGCTCTCTTGTGAGAATCTCGAAAATCAAAAGACTCTTCTTCGTACAACTGGACTTCAG GAGCACTTGGCCTCAgtctcttttgaaaactggagtGCTTGGGAGGAGAATGAAGCTGCTCAGTTGATGAAGTTTCTTGGGCTTGATCAGACAG TTGACAGGGGGTCCAGATGGTCAAAGATAAGAGCACCGGGTTCTAGACTTGCCGGGGAGGCATACGCATCTAGCATTCAAGAGCATTCCACATAG
- the LOC140933049 gene encoding uncharacterized protein, whose amino-acid sequence MKDPKIVVIKRNGTDGPQFPLRTNECLFGRKPECDIRIQLPNVSLEHALVKVDSDRKIKLINLSSCNQTLVNGKAITDAEIKHLDVLTISDRSFRFEFPSPVQQREKSPKIHYNLSNTPTEQKTPKMPTPGGSPRTPPAKESLKENIHILRRHSMPLQEEDEDLASRVPQKTPFSMVDVNSTEPSKEDTDIQHVIETKSSKEQKRRSKRVSFGPVLSPEQFDKDLPPATPLRRGATPRRASLSDDNSLVPLPFSAKKRRSVAALPQSESIQEECDGGEPLDNESPKARKQQQKIKRDVYTPNENTELSKNLGEQVVESHQGLGHGQEYASPKKSALTEIKEGINPIRRRSSLRLAAKNTSFTELSSSPNVPSSVASPVQCMKEKIEEVMLDSDNYTSDEEEDEFEKTDHEMVETMDAELQETKNKMATPLRAEIKRGLKLRQTKKKMATPLRMEIISGFQLRQTKKKLATPLRREIKSGVQLRKTKKKMATPLRKEIISGIQLRETKRKMATPVQKEIKSGVQLRQTKKKIATPLKQEIKGGVKLRETKKKMATPLRKEILTGVKLRQTKNKMPTPLRKEITSGVQLRQSKKKMTTPLREEIANGIQLRQTKKKMDTSLQEEIIRGVELRQTMKKIATPLKMEIEEGISLRQTRNKLPTPVRNEIASRPNLRLTKKTMNSRLQDEIKRGSKLRKTKQTMKLELQIEIIKGKKLKSTKKSLPTPVRKQVEEGIVLKHIKTSSKRKRSEDGSQRKKLKLSPINGSVDSNEGQNTRQIRPALKTPLRKEIVAGKKLRPTRQRMATPLRKQIHAKPTLRAIRRKSIAATVLTKTVPRKPTYAEIVKRRLKKRTGQRQEITKMDSAPLATTSGVLTRPEASRNAQSGGQSKERRNSTSFNEKKTPRRKSANWMSSLGLAVKDAKTHSAPMEDFEGVAEMFATPPASLVAAENPPKNQTKGNWLSSLAKVTNAPRRRVGISTEDLAGIAEMFVTPPSVRRFTGSSVEKAATPGEQGLHSIAAVKPTNTPSLRRCEDTRDVKVATPEQNSNASLPSVNAGGTSPQAMLHVIEPLKLSKTPSLRHSAEEVVSLQFVTPVHLSRTPSLRSAKKQSSIVTNESPALQLDFVSPLESKQTPSFRPADEAQTVLLKSVGKQRKDRQSLGLQGLTRLLKSPKQTHSVENSEDFFEASLFTSPKPQPKRFSRKSEGLQGVARLLRTPIENGVTTMGSPKLDGLKELMQETKDFASPHFVGLRNLMRTPKATETVDPEDNFNPELFASAEADSSPAKTDTKPAGQKRKNSRLSIPVLDLTSPAAQEKIDKKEDNIARITRAKRTAPKGLTVPEPKRVRRTRASILQEKESEPENNPKAAEKKTSARVKKNPAANKQTPKRNVFKRTPLDPIIEVPSPGLQSFDNMQQPVTLAPVTQIEKNDAPQEKRQTRRTAVKETKTVGSSLPSCRRGKRGRSEVESSSEESHREDAEEGRSAKKSKRDEGRKAGSVVTHQKKVEEKSKEDCEVEGKTLSSPVKPRVTRNRRAEVIPPERKQANVELTRRSKRGRSKTVEENVSDLKSESTATQRSEDRSSRRRTRKSQAENLTSEEEAGQESDVKLTRRKRGVKPSPLVTREKKVQEESNLDVKVDENEVSSPKKERVTRSRRAEVLPHEEKPVINESRRSKRGSKTVEENAPVSKSTKSAPSQNSEEYSSSKRSTRNSKPEKIIVEETTKAHQDSLVKKTRQKRESKRNASSDPAVKESDPMPSASSQEIQENTHARRSTRRTRNTSPAEVTATVTNDSRQTKSAKNTRSTRQCKQEMESTSRVTRRTKRS is encoded by the exons ATGAAAgatccaaaaattgtcgttatAAAAAGGAATGGAACAGATGGGCCCCAATTTCCTTTGCGAACTAACGAATGTTTATTCGGAAG GAAACCCGAGTGTGATATTAGAATTCAACTACCAAACGTGTCGCTTGAACACGCTCTAGTAAAGGTTGACAGCGACAGAAAG aTTAAATTAATCAATCTCAGTTCCTGTAACCAAACTCTTGTCAACGGAAAAGCCATCACTGACGCTGAGATTAAGCATCTTGATGTGTTAACAATTAGCGATCGGTCCTTCAGATTTGAGTTTCCCTCGCCAGTCCAACAGAGAGAGAAGTCTCCTAAG ATTCATTACAACTTATCAAACACACCCACAGAgcaaaaaacaccaaaaatgcCTACACCTGGAGGTAGCCCTAGGACTCCGCCTGCAAAGGAAAGCTTAAAGGAAAACATACATATTCTTCGCAGGCACTCTATGCCATTACAAGAGGAAGATGAGGATTTAGCATCACGTGTTCCTCAAAAAACTCCCTTTTCCATGGTAGATGTAAATTCTACAGAACCAAGCAAGGAAGATACTGATATTCAACATGTTATTGAAACAAAGTCCAGCAAAGAGCAAAAGAGGCGTTCTAAGAGGGTCTCGTTTGGACCAGTTCTTAGTCCAGAGCAGTTTGACAAAGACCTGCCCCCTGCTACTCCACTGAGACGTGGAGCAACTCCAAGGAGAGCTTCTTTATCTGATGATAATTCTCTTGTGCCCTTACCTTTCTCGGCAAAAAAACGAAGATCAGTTGCTGCTTTGCCACAATCAGAATCCATCCAAGAAGAATGTGATGGCGGAGAACCCTTGGATAATGAATCGCCTAAGGCACGGAAACAGCAGCAGAAAATCAAAAGGGATGTTTACACTCCTAATGAAAATACAGAATTATCTAAGAATCTGGGTGAACAAGTTGTTGAAAGTCATCAAGGCCTTGGACATGGACAGGAGTATGCTTCACCTAAAAAATCCGCACTCACTGAAATTAAGGAAGGTATCAATCCCATTCGTAGACGATCATCACTCAGACTAGCGGCAAAAAACACTAGTTTTACCGAGCTTTCTTCTAGCCCTAATGTGCCGTCTTCAGTAGCTAGTCCAGTCCAGtgtatgaaagaaaaaatagaagagGTCATGCTTGATAGTGACAACTATACTTCTGATGAAGAAGAGGATGAATTCGAGAAAACAGATCACGAAATGGTAGAGACAATGGACGCCGAATTGcaagaaacaaagaataaaatggCTACGCCTTTGCGAGCAGAGATTAAGCGTGGACTGAAACTACGACAGACGAAGAAAAAGATGGCCACACCGTTACGAATGGAGATTATTAGTGGATTTCAGCTTCGTCAGACCAAAAAGAAACTTGCTACGCCTTTGCGAAGGGAGATCAAAAGTGGAGTGCAGCTgcgaaagacaaaaaagaaaatggccaCACCCTTACGAAAGGAGATCATCAGTGGAATTCAGCTTCGAGAAACCAAAAGAAAGATGGCAACGCCTGTGCAAAAGGAGATTAAAAGTGGAGTGCAGCTTCGACAGACCAAAAAGAAAATAGCTACACCTTTGAAACAAGAGATTAAAGGTGGAGTTAAGTTGCGAGAGACAAAGAAGAAGATGGCCACACCGTTACGAAAGGAAATTTTAACAGGGGTGAAGCTAAGACAAACCAAGAACAAGATGCCCACACCTTTAAGGAAAGAGATAACGAGTGGTGTCCAGCTTCGGCAGTCCAAAAAGAAGATGACTACCCCTTTGAGAGAAGAGATTGCAAATGGAATACAGCTCCGGCAAACCAAAAAGAAGATGGACACGTCATTGCAAGAGGAGATTATAAGGGGAGTCGAGCTCCGTCAGACCATGAAGAAGATCGCCACACCTTTAAAAATGGAAATTGAGGAGGGGATCAGTCTTCGTCAGACCAGGAACAAGTTACCCACACCAGTTAGAAATGAGATTGCGTCGAGACCTAATCTGCGTCTGACCAAGAAAACCATGAATTCTCGACTCCAAGATGAAATCAAGAGAGGTTCAAAGCTccgaaaaacaaagcaaaccaTGAAGTTGGAACTGCAAATTGAGATTattaaaggaaagaaattaaAGTCCACAAAGAAGAGTTTACCAACCCCAGTTAGGAAGCAAGTTGAAGAGGGAATAGTACTGAAGCATATTAAAACGTCTTCAAAGAGAAAGAGAAGTGAAGACGGAAGTCAGAGAAAGAAGCTCAAATTATCACCTATCAATGGGAGTGTCGACAGTAACGAAGGGCAAAATACTAGGCAAATACGACCAGCCTTAAAGACGCCTCTAAGGAAAGAAATTGTTGCGGGCAAAAAGCTACGTCCAACTCGACAACGTATGGCCACCCCACTTCGCAAACAGATCCATGCTAAGCCCACTCTGAGAGCCATTCGTCGAAAGTCTATAGCTGCCACGGTTCTGACCAAGACTGTACCACGGAAACCTACATATGCAGAGATTGTGAAAAGACGGCTTAAGAAGCGAACTGGCCAGCGACAGGAAATAACCAAG ATGGATTCTGCCCCACTCGCTACGACTTCTGGTGTTCTTACTAGACCAG AAGCCTCAAGGAACGCACAGAGTGGAGGTCAATCGAAAGAAAGACGCAATAGCACCAGTTTTAACGAGAAGAAAACGCCTCGACGGAAAAGCGCTAACTGGATGTCAAGCCTTGGACTAGCCGTAAAGGACGCTAAAACACACAGTGCTCCCATGGAAGACTTTGAAGGTGTGGCAGAAATGTTTGCTACACCACCGGCATCTCTGGTAGCTGCTGAAAACCCCCCAAAGAATCAAACGAAGGGAAATTGGTTGTCAAGTCTAGCGAAGGTTACCAATGCCCCACGTAGACGTGTGGGCATATCAACTGAAGATCTGGCTGGAATCGCTGAAATGTTTGTTACGCCTCCATCCGTTCGTAGATTCACAGGGTCATCTGTCGAGAAAGCTGCAACTCCTGGCGAACAAGGATTACACTCGATAGCAGCTGTTAAACCAACCAATACGCCGTCTTTACGAAGATGTGAGGACACTCGAGATGTTAAAGTGGCAACTCCTGAACAAAATTCCAACGCTTCGCTTCCCTCAGTGAATGCAGGTGGCACTTCCCCACAGGCGATGCTTCATGTCATTGAACCTTTGAAATTGAGTAAAACGCCTTCCCTTCGCCACTCAGCCGAAGAGGTTGTCTCTCTCCAATTCGTTACTCCAGTTCACCTGTCTCGTACTCCATCTTTACGTTCCGCGAAGAAGCAGTCGTCTATTGTGACCAATGAATCCCCCGCGCTTCAACTAGACTTTGTGTCGCCATTAGAGTCAAAACAAACTCCGTCTTTTCGTCCGGCAGATGAAGCTCAAACAGTCTTGTTAAAGAGCGTTGGAAAACAGAGAAAAGACCGGCAAAGTCTCGGTCTTCAAGGACTGACGCGCTTACTGAAGTCTCCGAAACAGACCCACTCCGTCGAAAATTCTGAGGATTTCTTTGAAGCTAGCTTGTTCACATCGCCCAAACCGCAACCCAAACGTTTCTCACGTAAGAGCGAAGGCTTACAAGGAGTTGCTCGATTGCTTAGGACACCAATTGAAAATGGTGTAACTACTATGGGAAGCCCTAAGTTGGACGGCCTAAAAGAACTAATGCAAGAGACAAAAGACTTCGCCAGTCCGCATTTTGTTGGTCTCAGGAACCTTATGAGAACACCTAAAGCTACTGAAACTGTAGATCCTGAGGACAATTTCAACCCAGAACTGTTTGCCTCAGCAGAAGCAGACTCTTCGCCAGCTAAGACCGATACCAAGCCAGCAGgtcagaagagaaaaaactccaGACTCTCTATACCAGTTTTAGACCTAACTTCGCCGGCGGCCCaagaaaaaatagataaaaaagaagacaATATTGCAAGAATAACAAGAGCAAAACGAACTGCACCTAAAGGTTTAACCGTACCGGAGCCTAAAAGAGTTCGCCGTACTCGGGCATCAATCCTGCAGGAAAAGGAAAGCGAGCCTGAGAATAATCCTAAAGCAGCTGAGAAGAAAACGAGTGCACGAGTTAAGAAGAATCCAGCAGCTAACAAGCAGACCCCCAAACGAAATGTTTTTAAGCGCACACCACTGGACCCTATTATTGAGGTTCCTTCCCCAGGGCTGCAGTCGTTCGACAACATGCAACAGCCTGTTACCTTAGCTCCTGTTACCCAAATAGAGAAGAACGATGCTCCACAAGAAAAGAGGCAAACGAGAAGAACAGCTGTTAAAGAGACAAAAACGGTAGGTTCTTCCTTACCGAGTTGTCGCCGTGGCAAGCGCGGTCGAAGCGAAGTCGAGTCTTCCTCGGAGGAGTCTCATAGAGAGGACGCAGAAGAGGGCCGCTCAGCTAAGAAAAGTAAGCGAGATGAAGGACGTAAAGCCGGTAGTGTAGTAACACATCagaaaaaagttgaagaaaaatcGAAAGAAGACTGTGAAGTCGAAGGCAAGACATTGTCATCTCCAGTTAAGCCTCGAGTTACCCGTAACCGAAGAGCCGAAGTTATACCTccagaaagaaaacaagcaaATGTTGAATTGACCAGACGGTCTAAACGTGGCCGGTCTAAAACAGTTGAAGAAAACGTTTCTGATTTGAAGTCTGAATCCACAGCAACTCAAAGGAGTGAAGATAGAAGTTCTAGAAGACGTACGCGAAAGAGTCAGGCCGAGAATCTCACCAGTGAAGAGGAAGCTGGGCAAGAGAGTGATGTCAAGTTAACACGACGAAAACGTGGGGTTAAACCAAGTCCTCTGGTAACACGTGAGAAGAAAGTTCAAGAAGAATCGAATCTAGACGTCAAAGTCGACGAAAATGAAGTGTCGTCaccgaaaaaagaaagagtaacCCGTAGCCGAAGAGCTGAAGTTCTCCCTCATGAGGAAAAACCAGTAATTAATGAATCGAGGCGATCTAAAAGGGGGTCTAAAACAGTTGAAGAAAATGCTCCTGTTTCGAAGAGTACTAAATCCGCACCAAGTCAAAACAGTGAAGAATATTCTAGTTCAAAAAGAAGTACCAGGAACAGTAAACCCGAGAAGATTATTGTTGAAGAAACTACCAAAGCACATCAAGATAGTCTCGTGAAGAAAACTCGGCAAAAACGCGAGTCGAAACGCAACGCCTCAAGCGATCCTGCTGTTAAGGAGTCCGATCCCATGCCGAGCGCCAGTAGTCAGGAAATTCAAGAAAATACTCACGCACGCAGATCAACAAGACGTACACGCAACACGAGTCCAGCTGAGGTGACAGCAACAGTGACAAACGATTCTAGGCAAACAAAATCAGCAAAAAACACCCGATCAACTAGGCAATGTAAGCAGGAGATGGAGAGTACTTCGCGTGTGACACGACGCACGAAGCGTTCATGA